In Paenibacillus guangzhouensis, a single window of DNA contains:
- the lysS gene encoding lysine--tRNA ligase, giving the protein MSEEIVSQETELSELLQIRHNKLDELRKLGIDPFGKKYVRTHTAKEILDAYQEVSKEDLEAQTVEVTLAGRIMAKRGMGKASFAHIQDLSGKIQIYVRQDSVPTEKYQAFDILDLGDIVGVTGTVFKTKTGETSVKVKDLEVLSKSLYPLPDKFAGLKDVDLRYRQRYVDLIMSPDVQQTFILRSRIIQSMRRYLDSKGFLEVETPTLHTIAGGAAARPFITHHNALDMELYMRIAIELHLKRLIVGGMEKVYEIGRVYRNEGISTRHNPEFTMIELYEAYADYEDIMSLTEQTIAHIAQDVLGTTTINYQGQEVNLAPGWRRVTMVDAVKEAVGVDFKQEMSNEEAHRLAKEHKVPVEPHMSVGHILNAFFEHFVEETLIQPTFITGHPVEISPLAKKNDQDPRFTDRFELFIVAREHANAFTELNDPIDQRERFEAQLREKEQGNDEAHEMDHDFIRALEYGMPPTGGLGIGVDRLVMLLTNAPSIRDVLLFPTMRHSAE; this is encoded by the coding sequence ATGTCGGAAGAAATCGTAAGCCAGGAAACCGAACTTAGCGAATTGCTTCAAATTCGTCACAACAAGTTGGACGAGCTGCGCAAGCTAGGGATCGATCCATTCGGTAAGAAATACGTAAGAACACATACAGCAAAGGAAATCTTAGATGCGTATCAAGAAGTAAGCAAGGAAGACCTTGAAGCACAGACAGTTGAAGTAACGCTTGCAGGCCGTATTATGGCTAAGCGCGGCATGGGTAAAGCAAGCTTCGCCCACATTCAGGACTTGAGCGGTAAAATCCAAATCTACGTGCGTCAAGATTCGGTACCAACGGAGAAATACCAAGCGTTCGATATTCTTGACCTAGGCGATATTGTCGGTGTAACAGGCACTGTGTTCAAGACGAAGACAGGTGAGACTTCGGTTAAAGTGAAGGATCTTGAGGTTCTATCGAAATCTCTATATCCATTGCCAGATAAATTTGCAGGACTTAAGGACGTCGATCTTCGCTATCGTCAGCGTTATGTGGATCTAATCATGAGTCCAGATGTTCAGCAGACATTCATCCTGCGTTCCCGTATCATCCAATCGATGCGTCGTTACCTCGATAGCAAAGGCTTCTTGGAAGTTGAGACACCGACATTGCACACGATCGCAGGGGGTGCTGCAGCACGTCCGTTTATTACGCATCATAATGCGCTTGATATGGAATTGTACATGCGGATCGCGATTGAGCTTCACTTGAAGCGTCTGATTGTCGGCGGAATGGAGAAAGTTTATGAGATTGGCCGTGTGTATCGGAACGAAGGTATTTCGACGCGCCACAATCCAGAATTCACAATGATCGAATTGTATGAAGCGTATGCGGACTACGAGGACATCATGAGCTTGACAGAGCAGACGATTGCGCATATTGCGCAAGATGTGCTTGGCACGACAACGATTAACTATCAAGGACAAGAAGTGAACCTGGCTCCAGGCTGGCGCCGAGTAACCATGGTGGATGCCGTGAAGGAAGCTGTGGGTGTAGACTTCAAGCAAGAGATGAGTAACGAAGAGGCACATCGTCTTGCCAAAGAACATAAAGTTCCTGTAGAGCCGCATATGTCGGTAGGCCATATCTTAAATGCGTTCTTCGAGCATTTCGTCGAGGAGACGTTGATTCAGCCAACGTTCATTACAGGTCATCCGGTCGAAATTTCACCGCTTGCGAAGAAGAACGATCAAGATCCGCGCTTTACGGATCGGTTCGAGCTATTCATCGTGGCGCGTGAGCATGCGAATGCATTTACGGAGTTGAATGATCCGATCGACCAACGCGAGCGTTTCGAAGCACAATTGCGTGAGAAAGAGCAAGGCAATGACGAAGCGCATGAGATGGATCATGACTTCATCCGTGCTCTGGAATATGGTATGCCGCCAACAGGAGGTCTCGGGATTGGGGTTGACCGTCTCGTGATGTTGCTGACGAATGCACCGTCCATCCGTGACGTCTTGTTATTCCCAACGATGCGTCATTCGGCTGAATAA
- the greA gene encoding transcription elongation factor GreA translates to MSDKEVILTQDGLKRLEEELENLKSVKRREVAERIKIAIGYGDISENSEYEDAKNEQAFIEGRIITLEKMLRNARIINNDEIDVDTVSIGSKVVVEDLEFGDTMEYSIVGTAESDPLQNKISNESPVGRAILGKKKGTVVDVNVPAGIIQYKIVDIKR, encoded by the coding sequence ATGAGCGATAAAGAAGTAATTCTGACCCAGGATGGTCTGAAACGGTTGGAGGAAGAATTAGAGAACCTAAAATCCGTGAAGCGCCGTGAAGTCGCAGAACGGATCAAGATCGCAATTGGGTACGGCGATATCAGTGAGAACTCCGAATATGAAGATGCGAAGAACGAACAAGCATTTATTGAAGGACGTATTATTACGCTTGAGAAAATGCTTCGCAACGCACGCATCATTAACAACGACGAGATTGATGTCGATACAGTAAGCATCGGTTCCAAAGTCGTTGTTGAAGATTTGGAATTCGGCGATACGATGGAATATTCCATTGTCGGTACAGCAGAATCTGATCCGCTTCAGAACAAGATTTCGAATGAGAGCCCAGTGGGCAGAGCGATCCTTGGCAAGAAAAAAGGGACCGTTGTTGATGTCAACGTTCCAGCGGGCATTATTCAATATAAAATCGTAGATATCAAAAGATAA